The Pseudomonas fluorescens nucleotide sequence GCGGCCGGTGTGCGGATCGATCAATTCCAATTGCCAGGCCAGCAGGGTCAGGCAGCTTTCCAGGGCTTGCAGGGCTTCACCTTGCAGCGCCGGTTGCGCCTGCGCCGGCTCCAGCAGCGCTTGCAATTGCTGGCTGTAGGCCGCGACTTCGACCAGGCCAAGGGCCTGCGCGCGTTCCACCAGGGTCGCCAGGGTATCGTTGAGGCAGTGGCAGGCATCCGGATCGTTGTCGATCAGTTGCAGGTGCAGCAGGCATTCTTCTGCCTTGGTCAGCAGCACCTGAGCGTCGATCAGGAAATCCTGCAGGGCGCTGTTGTGCAGTGCGTCGTTAGCCATCATTTGGCTCCAGCGCGAAAGGCTGGAGCAGGGGCTGGCCACCATGAGGCGATCGCTGACAAAAGCCTGACTCCGTTCATGCAATGAGAATGGCGTCACATTAATGGCTAATGGATATTGCGAACATCAGGTCTCACCCGATTGTCACTAGGGGATTCCCTGATACGGTGGTTTCGATACGACCCTTTGCGGGTGTTTGCAACCGCGGAGAGGTGAGCGCAGTAAAGCATGATGGTAAAATGACATCAATGGGCTGCAGAGCATTTTCTTCAAGGGGTCAAGCTCTGCGGTAAACGGCCGATACAGGGCCATTGGGATCATTTTCGACACATCTGGGGGCTCTTCGATGGCTGGCATTCTCGACACGGTAGACCAAAGAACGCAGCTGGTAGGCGAGAACCGCCTGGAAATCCTGATGTTCCGCCTGGCGGGCCGGCAATTGTTCGCGATCAACGTGTTCAAGGTCCAGGAAGTGCTACAGATGCCCAAGCTGACCCTGATGCCGCAGCGTCATGCGTACGTCTGCGGCGTGGTCAACCTGCGTGGCCAGACCCTGCCGGTGATCGACCTGTCCCAGGCCATCGGCATGCGTCCGCTGGAGCCAGGCCCGGGCAGCACCATCATCGTCACCGAGTACAACCGCTCGGTGCAGGCCTTTTTGGTGGGCGGTGTCGACCGCATCGTCAACATGAACTGGGAAGCCATCATGCCGCCGCCGACCAGCGCCGGTCGCCAGCATTACCTGACGGCGATCAGCAAGGTCGACGAGCAACTGGTGGAAATCATCGACGTCGAGAAGGTGCTGGCTGAAATCGTCCCGTACAGCGCCAAGGTGTCGCGCGACAAGCTCGAAGATCCGGTGCTGGCCCGTGCCCGCGGTCGCGAAGTGTTGCTGGTCGACGACTCCACCGTAGCCCTGGCACAGTTGCGCGACACCTTGTCGCAACTGGGGGTGAAGATGCACGTGGCCAGTGATGGCCTCAAGGCCTTGCGCATGCTCAAGGGCTGGGCCGATGCCGGCGAGGATGTCTGCGAGAAGCTGCTGATGGTCTTCACCGATGCCGAGATGCCGGAAATGGACGGTTATCGCCTGACTACCGAAATCCGCAACGACCCGCGCCTGCGTTCGTTGTATGTGGTGCTGCACACGTCGCTGTCGGGCAGCTTCAACGAATCGATGGTGAAGAAGGTTGGCTGCGACAACTTCCTGTCCAAATTCCAGCCCGACAAACTGGTCGATGTCGTGCGCCAACGGCTGATGCTGGATGAAGCCACGGCCTGAGTCGGTATAAGCTAGGGTTTTAACCGACACAAGGCAGGTCATGATGCGCCTGAGTGCGTTGTACCGATACCCGCTCAAATCAGCGCGCGGCGAGGCGCTGCAGACTTCCTCGCTGGACCTTCTGGGCTTGAGCGGGGACCGCCGCTGGCTGCTGGTGGAACGCGACAATGGGCGTTTCCTGACCCAGCGCATGTACCCGCAGATGAGTCAGCTGGCAGCCTTGCACCATGCCGATGGCAGCCTCATCCTGCAGGCGCCGGGCTACCCCGCCTTGCACGTTGCCGTGCCGCACCCCGATAGCGACCTGCGCGGCATCACCATCTGGCGCGATACGTTTCGCGTGCCGGATGCCGGCGACGCCGCTGCCCAGTGGCTCAGCGAGTTCATCGGCAAGGAAGTGCGCCTGGTGCATGTGCCCGAGCAACGCGCGCGTTACCTACCCAATGGTTATGGTTTGAACAGCGACCGTGTGGCGTTCGCCGACGGTTTCCCGTTGCTGCTGATTGGCCAGGCGTCGCTGGATGACCTGGTCGCCAAGGTCGGGCGGCCGTTGGAGATGCTGCGCTTTCGTCCCAACCTGGTGGTGGAGGGCAGTGATGCCTTTGCCGAGGATGGTTGGAAGCGCATCCGTATCGGCGCAGTCGAGTTCCGTGTGCTCAAGCCCTGCGAGCGCTGCATCATGACCACCATCGACCCGCAGACCGGCGAGCGCAGCCCGGATCGCGAGCCACTGGCGACCCTCAGAACCTATCGGCAGAAGGAAGGGGATGTGCTGTTTGGCCAGAACCTGGTGGCAGATGGGGCGGGGGTGCTTGAGGTGGGGATGGCGGTGACGGTGCTGGAGTAGTTCGGCTGTGGACTTCTATCGCAGGGCAAGCCCGCTCCCACAACATTGCACTGTGGGAGCGGGCTTGCCCCGCGATGGCATCAATCACTGATCGTCAAAATACCGCTCATGCCAATCCACCAGCGGCTGCGGTGAATTGAGCTTCTGCCCGTAGATCACCGAATACGACAGTACGTTCTGCACGTACTGACGCGTCTCGTCGAACGGGATCGACTCGACCCAAACGTCGAAACTCAGGTGGTCGGCGCCGCGCAGCCACTGGCGCACACGGCCGGGGCCGGCGTTGTAGGCGGCGGAGGCAAGCACGCGGTTGCCGTTGAACTGGCTGTGCACCTGGCTCAGGTAGGCGGCGCCCAGCTGGATGTTCTTGTCCGGGTTGAACACCTGCGCCGGTGAAGCCAGCGGGATGCTGAACTTGCGTGCGGTCTCTTTGGCGGTGGCCGGCATCAGTTGCATCAGGCCGCTGGCGCCGACGCTGGAGCGGGCATCTTCCATGAACGCGCTTTCCTGGCGGGTAATGGCAAACACCCAACTCGAATGCAGGCCGCGCACCTTGGCTTCGCGCACCAGGGTGTCGCGGTGGGCCATCGGGAAACGGATGTCCAGGTCGTCCCAATATTTGGCCTGGCTGATGGTGCGAATTGCCGGGAAGTACCAGCGCATGTCGTAGGCCAGCTTGGCCTGGGCGACCATCTCGTCACGGTTGAAATGACGGCTGACGTGGTACCACTCGCGGCGACCATCGACGATCTGCCCGCGGGCGTGGAATTCCAGCGCGCGCTTGATCCCCGGGGTGTTGCGGACTTTGCTGACGAGCTGCTGGCTCAGCACCAGCGGCTTGTTGTTCAACTGGTAAGGCGTCTGCGAGCGGTCGGCGGCGAGGAAACCGTAGAAGTCGCGCTCGCGGGCCACGGTTTTGTACAGCAGCGGGATCTGCGGGTTCTTCGGTTGTGCCAGCTCCAGGCTGCGCGCCTGCCAGTAGCGCCAGCGGTTGCTGGTGGCCAGGTCTTGCGGCAGGCGTTTGGTCAGCTCGTAGGCATCTTCCCAGCGGCCCAGGCGCAGCAGCAGGCGCAGGCGCCACTCGGTGACGGTGTTGTCACGCAGCTCCGGGTCGTAGCGGGTCATCAGGTCCAGCGCCCGCGGGTCGTAGCGACGCGCCAGGGTCAGGCCGATTTCGCGGGCGATGGCGACTTTCTCGTCACGGGAGAAGTGCATGCGGTTGGCGTAGTCATCGAGCAGGCTCATGGCCCGCTCCGGATCCTGGCGGGCCAGGCGGCGCAGGCCCAGGCTGACCACGTCGGACATCGCCTCGTTGACCGGGGCGAAGCGTCCGGGCTGGTTGAGCAGCTCGGGTTTTTGCGCCACGTCGATGAGCAGGCGGCCTTGTGGCGCCAGGGTGTTGAGGCTCTTGACCAGGGTGTTGGCCAGCGCATAGTTGCGGGTCTGTGCCGCCAGCTTGGCGCGTTCCCAACGTTTTTGCTCGGTCAGTTGGCCTTCGGCGGCCCAACGTTCGAACAGGGCATCGCAGGCTGCCGGTTGCGACTTGCCAACCAGCCAGAGCTTCTCGGCACTGGCGTAGCCTTCGGCGCGCAGGCCATGGCTGAGCTGGTACTGGCCGTTGAGGCAGTCCAGTTCGGTGAAATTGAGCTTCGGATCGTAGTATTTGGTGAAGGTCGCCCAGTCACCACGCTCGGCCAGCCAGCGCAACCAGCGCAGCTTCATCCAGTTGGCCTGGGGCAGGTCGCCGTGGGCGGCGAGGAATTTCTCGATTTCGTCGTTGCTGGCGCCTTTAAGCCGGGCGGTCAGTTCGTCGTAGGCCAGGTAAGGCGTCAACGGATAATCGCGCAGGGCATCGGCATAGCGCAGGTACGGACCCTTGTCGCCCTTGGCCAGGGCGCGTTTGGCTTCATCGTAATATTGACGTTGCTGGGTGATGTCGGTGGCCTGGGCAACACCCACTGCCGAGGCAGTGAGAAGCAGGCTGGATACTAGGCGGAACAGGCGGCTGCGCATGAGACTTCCGGGCAGTTTGACCATGAAAAGTGACGGCGAAGCCAGCACTGTTGGAGTTGCATTGCCTTAGCTTAGCCGGTTGCCGCAGGCGGATGAAAGCATTGTGCTTGTATCTGGTTGTAAAGAAGGGGCCTGTCGTCGGAAGGTGCTGTAGGACGCTCTGCCTAATGTGAAGCCGGCCCAAGTCGGGTAGAATGCGCGCCCGGTTTTTGGAGAAGATCATGACCCTGCTCAAATTAAGCGATGTGTCCCTTGCGTTCGGCGCCACGCCGTTGTTGGACAAGGTGTCCTGGCAGATCGCCCGTGGTGAGCGGGTGTGCATCATCGGCCGCAACGGCACTGGCAAGTCGAGCATGCTGCGCCTGGTCAAGGGCGATCAGAAGCCTGATGAAGGCGATGTCTGGCGTGCCCCTGGGCTGAAGATTGGCGAGCTCCCGCAGGAGTTGCCGGTGGCCGACGGCCGTACCGTATTCGACGTGGTGGCCGAAGGCCTGGATGGCGTCGGCGCCCTGCTGGCCGAATACCACCACCTGAGCCAGAACATCCACACCGATGCCGACCTGGAAAAGCTCATGCACGTCCAGCACGACCTTGAGTCGCGCGATGGCTGGCGCCTGCAGCAACTGGTCGACAGCACCCTGAGCCGCCTGCAACTACCGGCCGACAAGACCCTGGCCGAGCTTTCCGGTGGCTGGCGCCGCCGCGTGCTGCTGGCCCAGGCACTGGTGTCCGAGCCCGACCTGCTGCTGCTCGACGAGCCGACCAACCACCTGGACATCGGCGCCATTGCCTGGCTTGAAGATGCCCTCAGCGGGTTCGGCGGCGCCGTGCTGTTCATTACTCACGACCGTTCCTTCCTGCAGAACCTGGCCACGCGCATCCTCGAGCTGGACCGCGGCGGCCTGATCGACTGGAACGGCGACTACGCCAGCTTCCTGGTGCACAAGGAAGCGGCACTGGCGGCTGAAGAGACCGCCAATGCTCTGTTCGACAAGAAACTGGCCCAGGAAGAAGTCTGGATCCGCCAGGGCATCAAGGCCCGGCGTACCCGCAACGAAGGCCGCGTGCGTGCCCTCAAGGCCCTGCGCGTCGAGCGCAGCGAACGTCGCGAGCGCCAGGG carries:
- a CDS encoding histidine kinase; this translates as MMANDALHNSALQDFLIDAQVLLTKAEECLLHLQLIDNDPDACHCLNDTLATLVERAQALGLVEVAAYSQQLQALLEPAQAQPALQGEALQALESCLTLLAWQLELIDPHTGRLSLDTEEQVQLLDTLASALSPQDALACASCIETRHTCEHPAPSLTAPDAAHVTALSSPIRGN
- a CDS encoding chemotaxis protein CheV, which codes for MAGILDTVDQRTQLVGENRLEILMFRLAGRQLFAINVFKVQEVLQMPKLTLMPQRHAYVCGVVNLRGQTLPVIDLSQAIGMRPLEPGPGSTIIVTEYNRSVQAFLVGGVDRIVNMNWEAIMPPPTSAGRQHYLTAISKVDEQLVEIIDVEKVLAEIVPYSAKVSRDKLEDPVLARARGREVLLVDDSTVALAQLRDTLSQLGVKMHVASDGLKALRMLKGWADAGEDVCEKLLMVFTDAEMPEMDGYRLTTEIRNDPRLRSLYVVLHTSLSGSFNESMVKKVGCDNFLSKFQPDKLVDVVRQRLMLDEATA
- a CDS encoding MOSC domain-containing protein; the encoded protein is MMRLSALYRYPLKSARGEALQTSSLDLLGLSGDRRWLLVERDNGRFLTQRMYPQMSQLAALHHADGSLILQAPGYPALHVAVPHPDSDLRGITIWRDTFRVPDAGDAAAQWLSEFIGKEVRLVHVPEQRARYLPNGYGLNSDRVAFADGFPLLLIGQASLDDLVAKVGRPLEMLRFRPNLVVEGSDAFAEDGWKRIRIGAVEFRVLKPCERCIMTTIDPQTGERSPDREPLATLRTYRQKEGDVLFGQNLVADGAGVLEVGMAVTVLE
- a CDS encoding transglycosylase SLT domain-containing protein; its protein translation is MRSRLFRLVSSLLLTASAVGVAQATDITQQRQYYDEAKRALAKGDKGPYLRYADALRDYPLTPYLAYDELTARLKGASNDEIEKFLAAHGDLPQANWMKLRWLRWLAERGDWATFTKYYDPKLNFTELDCLNGQYQLSHGLRAEGYASAEKLWLVGKSQPAACDALFERWAAEGQLTEQKRWERAKLAAQTRNYALANTLVKSLNTLAPQGRLLIDVAQKPELLNQPGRFAPVNEAMSDVVSLGLRRLARQDPERAMSLLDDYANRMHFSRDEKVAIAREIGLTLARRYDPRALDLMTRYDPELRDNTVTEWRLRLLLRLGRWEDAYELTKRLPQDLATSNRWRYWQARSLELAQPKNPQIPLLYKTVARERDFYGFLAADRSQTPYQLNNKPLVLSQQLVSKVRNTPGIKRALEFHARGQIVDGRREWYHVSRHFNRDEMVAQAKLAYDMRWYFPAIRTISQAKYWDDLDIRFPMAHRDTLVREAKVRGLHSSWVFAITRQESAFMEDARSSVGASGLMQLMPATAKETARKFSIPLASPAQVFNPDKNIQLGAAYLSQVHSQFNGNRVLASAAYNAGPGRVRQWLRGADHLSFDVWVESIPFDETRQYVQNVLSYSVIYGQKLNSPQPLVDWHERYFDDQ